The Novosphingobium humi DNA window CTGCCCTCGGCGACCTTGGCGCGGAATTCGGAATAGGGGATCGCCTGCGCGCCAATATCATTGCGCGCGCTGAACAGCGATACGGCGAAGAACAGGGCGAGAAAGATCCCTCCCCACACCAAAAGGCTCTTCGTCCAGGGGTTTCCATTGGGCTGTTCGTCATTCATCGAGGGGCGCGTCCTTTCACACCCTTGTAATGTAGGGCGGCGGGGCTGAATCGCAAGCTGGGGAAGGTGTATATTCCGATCGAGTTTACCGATCAGAAGCGATTATCCTCTCGAAAGCAGATAGACCGCATGTTCCGCGCGCCAGGTGGCCATCGCGGGGCTGATCAGGCTGTCGCCGTTCAAATACCACGCGCCTTCCACCTTCAGCCCGCGCGCGGCCACGAAATCGCGGAAATCGGCGATGGTCAGGTGGTGAATGTTGGGCGTTTCATACCAACCCACCGGCAACAGCCGCGTCACCGGCATCCGCCCGCGCCACAACAGATCGCTGCGCACCCGCCAATGGCCGAAATTGGGAAAGGAAACAAAGGCTCGCCGCCCGATCCTCAGCAATTCCTCCAGCACCATGTCGGGCCGCTTGGTGGTCTGCAAGGTCTGGCTCAGGATTGCATAATCGAAGCTGGCGTCGGGATAGAGCGCCAGATCGGTGTCCGCATCGCCCTGAATGGCCGAAAGCCCATGGCCCACGCATTCGGCCACATTATGCGGGTCGATCTCCAGCCCGCGCACATCGCAGCCCCGCTCATCGCGCAGCGCCGCCATCAGCGTGCCGTCGCCGCAGCCCACATCCAGCACCTTCGCCCCCGGCGCCACATGCCCGGCGATCACCGCCAGATCGGGGCGCAATGTTGCCATAATCCGGTTCATCGGCTCAAAAATCCTGTAATCACCCGGTCGAGCGCGGGCACATCGAGCAGGAAGGAATCATGCCCATAGGGCGCGGCCAGCTCCATAAAGGACACCGGCGCCCCGGCGGCATTGACGGCATGGGCGATCTTGCGCGATTCGGCGGTGGGATAGAGCCAGTCGGTGTCGAAGCTGACCACGCAGAAACGCGCCGTAACCCCGGCGAAGGCTTCGGACAGGCGGGCATTGTGGCCCGCGCCGAAACGCTCGTCCACCACGTCGAAATAGCTCATAGCGCGGGTGATATAGAGATAGGAATTGGCGTCGAACCGGCCGGTAAAGCTGCTGCCCTGATAGCGCAGATAGCTCTCGACCTGAAAATCCGCGCCAAAGCCAAAACTCTTGGCATCGCGGTCCTGCAACCGCCGCCCGAATTTTTCCGAAA harbors:
- the metW gene encoding methionine biosynthesis protein MetW produces the protein MNRIMATLRPDLAVIAGHVAPGAKVLDVGCGDGTLMAALRDERGCDVRGLEIDPHNVAECVGHGLSAIQGDADTDLALYPDASFDYAILSQTLQTTKRPDMVLEELLRIGRRAFVSFPNFGHWRVRSDLLWRGRMPVTRLLPVGWYETPNIHHLTIADFRDFVAARGLKVEGAWYLNGDSLISPAMATWRAEHAVYLLSRG